Genomic DNA from Pelosinus sp. UFO1:
ACAATCAACTTTAGCAGATATTATTAAAGGCAAGAACGTAAGTCCTAAAGTCTCAACTATCGAAAAGATATGTAAAGGTTTGGACATTTCTCTTCCCGATTTTTTCACTTACGAATCTGATTTAAGAACAGCTACTCACGATGATAATGGAATGGACAATTTACCAGAACATATCAGAAAAGAAATAGATATGGCAAAAGAATTTATTCTTTACAAACATGGCATTAAAAAACCTGCTACTGATAAGTAGCAGGTTTCTCGTATATCTTGGTTTTAGAATGAATATTGATGATATTGGATTTTTAATATCTCCATTTTGTACGCAACCAAAGAAGTGGAAATAGAATACTTTACTCCAGACCTCTTCGATGTCAACTGC
This window encodes:
- a CDS encoding helix-turn-helix domain-containing protein, which encodes MLLLKIADRIVQLCDQKGISINKLAALSDMTQSTLADIIKGKNVSPKVSTIEKICKGLDISLPDFFTYESDLRTATHDDNGMDNLPEHIRKEIDMAKEFILYKHGIKKPATDK